A region of Oxyura jamaicensis isolate SHBP4307 breed ruddy duck chromosome 5, BPBGC_Ojam_1.0, whole genome shotgun sequence DNA encodes the following proteins:
- the RD3L gene encoding protein RD3-like encodes MPLFSWMKWSKNNSYKSTRYPGSELVTKTLLRELKWHLKERERLVQEIENEQKVQKPGMDYNWLKNYQNPQATIPTTEQRQLEVLCSQIQPCQTGTVLSRFREVLAENDVLPWEIVYIFKQVLKDFLTTIERENQQEQLVDVWNTNCSEHCSLHGDTSNRSDKDEIPTVSSYVDKNTHSMFPTFSDRIWNLPYYYPSS; translated from the exons ATGCCACTTTTCAGCTGGATGAAATGGTCAAAGAACAATTCTTACAAATCCACAAGGTATCCTGGATCAGAACTTGTTACAAAAACCTTGCTGAGGGAGCTGAAATGGCACCTGAAAGAGCGTGAAAGATTAGTGCAAGAGattgaaaatgaacagaaagtCCAGAAACCTGGCATGGATTACAACTGGCTGAAGAACTACCAAAATCCTCAAGCAACAATTCCAACCACGGAGCAGCGGCAGCTGGAAGTTCTCTGTTCTCAAATCCAGCCCTGCCAAACCGGAACCGTCCTCAGCAG aTTTCGTGAAGTTTTGGCCGAAAACGATGTTTTACCTTGGGAAATAGTCTACATATTCAAGCAAGTTTTAAAAGATTTCCTTACTACCATTGAGAGAGAAAACCAACAAGAGCAACTGGTAGACGTATGGAATACAAATTGCTCTGAACATTGCAGCCTGCATGGAGACACTTCTAACAGATCAGACAAAGATGAAATCCCCACTGTTTCAAGTTATGTCGACAAAAACACGCACAGCATGTTTCCCACTTTCTCTGATAGAATCTGGAACCTTCCGTATTACTATCCATCAAGTTGA